A genomic stretch from Achromobacter spanius includes:
- a CDS encoding 3-oxoacid CoA-transferase subunit A, with protein MIDKRVSSMADAVAGIQDDAVILVGGFGSSGRPADLMEALLDLGVRGLTIVANNATVGDDIVSELMRAGRIRKVVCSFPRGLKGRTIFDELYAAGKIELDLVPQGTLAERIRAGAAGIGGFYTRTAAGTRLAEGKETRVIDGQTYVLEHPIKGDVALIKGLRGDRWGNLVYHRGARINNPVMAGAARLVIAQVREIVPLGALDPEHIVTPGLFVDRLVEHANERKT; from the coding sequence GTGATTGATAAACGTGTAAGTTCAATGGCCGACGCGGTCGCCGGCATTCAGGACGACGCCGTCATCCTGGTCGGTGGCTTCGGCTCTTCGGGCCGCCCCGCCGACCTGATGGAAGCGCTGCTGGACCTGGGTGTCAGGGGCCTGACCATCGTCGCCAACAACGCCACGGTGGGCGACGACATCGTCAGCGAACTGATGCGCGCCGGCCGCATCCGCAAAGTGGTGTGCTCGTTCCCTCGCGGCCTGAAAGGCCGCACGATCTTCGACGAGCTGTATGCGGCGGGCAAGATCGAGCTGGACCTGGTGCCGCAGGGCACGCTGGCCGAACGCATACGCGCTGGCGCCGCGGGCATCGGCGGCTTCTACACCCGCACCGCCGCCGGCACCCGGCTGGCCGAAGGCAAGGAGACGCGCGTCATCGATGGGCAGACCTACGTGCTGGAACACCCCATCAAGGGTGACGTGGCGCTGATCAAGGGCTTGCGCGGCGACCGCTGGGGCAACCTGGTCTATCACCGTGGCGCACGCATCAACAACCCCGTCATGGCCGGCGCTGCCCGGCTGGTGATCGCGCAGGTGCGCGAAATCGTGCCGTTGGGCGCGCTGGACCCGGAACACATCGTGACCCCGGGCTTATTCGTCGATCGTCTCGTGGAGCACGCCAATGAACGCAAGACTTAG
- a CDS encoding autotransporter outer membrane beta-barrel domain-containing protein — protein MNYGTKKWLTATLALGTTYCGGVMAADLTISSGNTQVFDGSANFPGGVDVNGGTLVIGGNGGGSGVTLGGNVNATSNGIVAGFGSINGDLNVSGARVAPGYEVGTPTGVSNGNLVVNGNLSMNNAEFAFETGYAGLPITQPGTGDNITVGGNATLNNTTLNVTVNTLGVNAGYYRILSYGGTLSGNGLTLGSVSGDSTPAATIQTLTGDKHINLILGPSTTNLWNGDGAASASRAGGGNGTWSAASTNWNSPSNATGALPDGGYAIFTGAAGTVTVDGGAGPVRVSGLQFATDRYRLQGAPITLVGSGGNPPVIVVGDGTYASGQFVDIIDNPLQGTEGFVKTGPGSVILTADSSGLTGPILIADGALEIDGKLNGPMDIGREVVLAGVGQVGTTTLYPTAVISPGNDGSPMGTLTVNGNLSFGQNAIYRVHADPTSNTSDHIHVTGVATLDGSVAHVGPNGNYAPRTTYNILTADGGIQGTFTGASSAYAFLTPTLSYDAKNAFMTLTRNDVPIGSVGETGNESSVGGALDQEDPPVSGNGSTPAGNGSSANGNGSSSTGNESSTAGNGSSSNGNGNGTTSTAPDAGSSVIASGSTAGSNTGASQVTTAVLSMTPEQARSALALLSGEAYASTASVLQSQADTVRTLPLAHLRGNLDAPMQAGRPTAQLGSPSSDALPQSGAYPLWAQAFGNWSKFDSDGNASSVSQSAGGFFVGGDGAVGNGWRLGGAVGYTGSHSSVADAASRTSVDSYTATMFGGKNFAAGPGHIRFMAGAAYTWHDIDTKRDVAAGSLNQRLKSSYHASSTQVFTELGYKLPLNDATSIEPYAGLAWNQLRTRDFKEAGGTAALHGSGATDDVTSTTLGLRGAWEFGADRAPGRLTASLGWRHAMGDVKPKQQLAFEGGSTFSVTGVPIARDAAVVGLGAEMAITRNTTAGVAYDAQFGGGNRQQSGMFKLAMRF, from the coding sequence TTGAACTACGGCACGAAGAAGTGGCTGACGGCGACGCTGGCGCTGGGCACGACTTACTGCGGGGGCGTCATGGCCGCCGACCTGACGATTTCCTCGGGAAATACCCAAGTGTTCGATGGCTCGGCCAACTTTCCTGGCGGGGTTGATGTGAACGGCGGCACGCTGGTGATCGGCGGCAACGGCGGCGGTTCCGGCGTCACGCTGGGCGGGAACGTCAACGCGACATCAAACGGCATCGTCGCCGGCTTCGGTTCCATCAATGGCGACCTCAACGTGAGCGGCGCGCGGGTCGCCCCCGGCTACGAAGTCGGCACGCCGACCGGTGTCTCCAACGGCAACCTGGTCGTGAACGGCAACCTGTCGATGAACAACGCCGAGTTCGCCTTCGAGACCGGCTATGCGGGCTTGCCCATTACGCAACCCGGCACGGGCGACAACATCACGGTCGGCGGCAACGCCACCCTTAACAACACGACGCTGAACGTCACGGTCAATACCTTGGGCGTCAACGCCGGCTATTACCGGATCCTGTCCTACGGCGGCACCTTGAGCGGCAACGGCCTGACGCTGGGCAGCGTCAGCGGCGACTCCACGCCCGCTGCCACCATTCAAACGCTGACGGGCGACAAGCACATCAACCTGATCCTGGGGCCCAGCACCACCAATCTGTGGAACGGCGACGGCGCGGCATCCGCGTCGCGCGCGGGTGGCGGCAACGGCACCTGGAGCGCCGCCAGCACCAACTGGAACAGCCCCAGCAATGCCACCGGCGCCCTGCCCGACGGCGGCTACGCCATCTTCACGGGTGCGGCCGGCACGGTCACCGTTGATGGCGGCGCGGGTCCTGTGCGCGTGTCGGGCCTGCAATTCGCCACTGACCGCTATCGTCTGCAAGGCGCGCCCATCACCCTGGTCGGCAGCGGCGGCAACCCGCCGGTCATCGTCGTGGGCGATGGCACCTATGCGTCGGGCCAGTTCGTCGACATCATCGACAACCCGCTGCAAGGCACGGAAGGCTTCGTCAAGACCGGGCCTGGCTCGGTGATCCTGACCGCCGACAGCAGCGGCTTGACCGGCCCCATCCTGATCGCCGACGGCGCCCTGGAAATCGACGGCAAGTTGAACGGCCCAATGGATATCGGCCGCGAAGTCGTACTGGCGGGCGTCGGCCAAGTGGGCACCACCACCCTCTACCCCACCGCGGTCATCTCGCCGGGCAATGATGGCTCGCCCATGGGCACGCTCACCGTCAATGGCAACCTGAGCTTCGGCCAAAACGCCATCTATCGCGTACACGCCGACCCCACCAGCAACACCAGCGACCACATTCACGTCACCGGCGTGGCCACCCTGGATGGCAGCGTGGCGCACGTGGGACCCAACGGCAACTATGCGCCGCGCACCACCTACAACATCCTGACGGCGGACGGCGGCATTCAAGGCACGTTCACCGGCGCTTCTAGCGCGTATGCGTTCCTGACCCCCACGCTCAGCTACGACGCGAAAAATGCCTTCATGACGCTGACCCGCAACGACGTGCCGATTGGCAGCGTGGGCGAAACCGGCAACGAGAGCAGCGTGGGCGGTGCGCTGGACCAGGAAGACCCGCCTGTGAGCGGGAACGGATCAACGCCGGCGGGGAATGGATCGTCGGCCAATGGGAATGGATCGTCGTCGACGGGAAATGAGTCGTCGACGGCTGGGAATGGATCGTCGTCGAATGGGAACGGCAACGGGACCACGTCGACGGCGCCCGACGCCGGCTCGTCGGTCATCGCCAGCGGCAGCACCGCGGGCAGCAATACCGGCGCCAGCCAGGTGACCACGGCAGTACTTTCCATGACGCCGGAGCAAGCGCGCTCGGCATTGGCCCTGCTCTCCGGCGAAGCGTACGCAAGCACCGCCAGCGTGTTGCAAAGCCAGGCGGACACCGTGCGCACGCTGCCGCTGGCCCACTTGCGCGGCAACCTTGACGCACCGATGCAGGCCGGCCGGCCGACGGCCCAATTGGGCTCGCCGTCCTCCGACGCGCTGCCGCAAAGCGGTGCGTATCCCCTCTGGGCACAAGCGTTTGGCAACTGGAGCAAATTCGACAGCGACGGCAACGCATCCAGCGTAAGCCAGTCGGCCGGCGGCTTCTTTGTGGGTGGCGACGGCGCAGTGGGCAACGGCTGGCGCTTGGGCGGCGCGGTGGGCTACACCGGCAGCCATAGCTCGGTCGCGGATGCCGCGTCGCGCACCAGCGTCGACAGTTATACGGCCACGATGTTCGGCGGCAAGAACTTCGCGGCGGGCCCCGGCCACATCCGCTTCATGGCTGGCGCCGCCTACACCTGGCACGACATCGACACGAAACGCGACGTGGCGGCCGGCAGCCTGAACCAGCGGCTGAAGTCGTCGTATCACGCCTCGTCCACGCAAGTGTTCACTGAACTGGGCTACAAGCTGCCGCTGAACGACGCGACCAGCATCGAACCCTACGCCGGCCTGGCCTGGAACCAGTTGCGCACGCGCGACTTCAAGGAAGCGGGAGGTACGGCGGCGCTGCACGGGTCGGGCGCCACCGACGACGTGACCAGCACCACGCTGGGCTTGCGCGGCGCTTGGGAGTTCGGCGCTGATCGCGCACCGGGCCGATTGACCGCATCGTTGGGATGGCGCCATGCCATGGGTGATGTGAAGCCCAAGCAGCAACTGGCGTTCGAAGGCGGCAGCACGTTCTCGGTGACGGGCGTTCCCATCGCGCGTGACGCCGCCGTGGTCGGGCTGGGCGCCGAAATGGCCATCACCCGCAACACGACAGCAGGCGTGGCCTACGACGCGCAGTTCGGCGGCGGCAACCGCCAGCAGTCGGGCATGTTCAAGCTGGCCATGCGGTTCTAA
- a CDS encoding IclR family transcriptional regulator, with protein sequence MHQPTTPPDTGAPGTQSLQRAIALLRIIAVNNRSGSRLVDLYRRTGLERPTVHRLLQGMVAEKLVQQEAQTKRYFLGGLAYELGLAAAPKVAMRDICLPYLDAIAEHTGDTVFLTVRSGFDGICVARADGSFPIKMFVHDVGRHRPLNVGASGLALMSALPDEEIDRICRINVERTRRKSPRFTEAALRASIESTRRRGYATNKVMDEPPVHSVGMVIRSPDGTPAAGVSVSTLASRLGNDRLEMVVRCLDDTVRSIEAELRSCVNRDRVPYAMPSVALA encoded by the coding sequence ATGCATCAGCCGACCACGCCGCCCGACACCGGCGCCCCGGGCACGCAATCGTTGCAGCGCGCCATCGCCTTGCTGCGCATCATCGCGGTGAATAACCGCAGCGGCAGCCGTCTTGTCGACCTGTACCGACGCACCGGCCTGGAGCGTCCCACCGTGCATCGGTTGCTGCAGGGCATGGTCGCGGAAAAGCTGGTCCAGCAAGAGGCCCAGACCAAGCGCTATTTCCTGGGTGGGCTGGCCTACGAACTGGGGCTGGCAGCGGCGCCCAAAGTCGCCATGCGCGACATCTGCCTGCCCTATCTGGACGCCATCGCCGAGCACACCGGCGACACGGTATTCCTGACCGTGCGTTCGGGTTTCGACGGTATCTGCGTGGCGCGCGCGGATGGGTCGTTTCCCATCAAGATGTTCGTCCATGATGTCGGCCGACACCGCCCACTGAACGTCGGCGCCAGCGGCCTGGCTCTGATGAGCGCGCTACCCGATGAAGAGATCGACCGGATCTGCCGCATCAATGTCGAGCGCACCCGTCGCAAGAGCCCCCGCTTCACAGAGGCCGCGCTGCGCGCCAGCATCGAGAGCACGCGCCGGCGCGGCTATGCCACCAACAAGGTGATGGACGAGCCACCCGTGCATTCGGTGGGCATGGTGATCCGATCGCCGGACGGCACGCCGGCTGCCGGCGTCAGCGTTTCCACCCTGGCGTCGCGCCTGGGCAATGACCGCCTTGAGATGGTGGTGCGCTGCCTGGACGATACGGTGAGGTCGATCGAGGCCGAACTGCGCAGTTGCGTAAACCGCGACAGGGTGCCCTACGCCATGCCCAGCGTTGCGCTGGCCTGA
- a CDS encoding autotransporter domain-containing protein, giving the protein MTPGVSELQSGTASINGAGSQWDANAFNVGFYGTGTLNLTAGGKAIATTTVTLGSHVGSHGTLNITGPGSSLQAGQLTVSDNGVSLVTISNNGTAQASGLLMANSAGSEGTVEITGPGASLTTSGGMTIGSRGTGTVDIKGGASASSGGRTYIGMYDGGIGKLLVSGAGSQFSSLNNLVSIGDNAGSKGELTATDGALVDAIQIVVGFDASAEGTLIADGPQTKLKTSSGFLIGYQGDGTATFSNGATIETASRFRIADAAGSTGIVNIGAAAGDAPTAPGVVQAALGVRFGNGTGKLVFNHSSSDYVFAPAISSLSPGMGTIDMLAGTTILTGDSSAFSGQTNVLGGALTVNGTLGGTLNVATGASLHGVGQVGTTTLQSGATLAPGTVGGTLNVAGDLTFSPGSIYHMAADSQSSASSRVVVSGTANLAGSAVHIGPDNGFQTQREYTILSAGTVNGQFDSVSSNYAFLDPALHYDAQNVVMQLGRKQVPVDPGTPESPGTPGTPGTPETPTRPIAFADAAQSGNQRAVANALDSLPAGNPLHDYILTLPEGATSDAFNSLSGEAHASVTSSLTGFNTTVRAIPLAYLRANLGAGMRPGAPTAQAGGTPSASALPSSNAQPAWAEVIGNWQTLKGNGDSAQVRQKTGGVFAGVDHALGGGWRLGGALGFTDSNIRVDDRSSKADVAGYSAALFGGKVFDVGPGKLNLMAGTSYTWHDISTERHASVSGVSQALTADYGASTTQLFGELGYTLPVSEHVSIEPFAGLAWSDTRTRGFSESGGSAALRGQSDSTKQTTSTLGLRALTDFTVGQTEGRLQATLGWRHAFGDVQPQTVMSFDGGQAFSVAGAPIARNAALAELGVETAITKNATIGLTYSGQFGGGNRENAGSLHMTWRY; this is encoded by the coding sequence ATGACGCCCGGAGTTTCTGAACTTCAATCGGGCACGGCCAGCATCAACGGCGCGGGTTCCCAATGGGATGCAAACGCCTTCAATGTCGGCTTTTATGGCACGGGCACGCTGAACCTTACGGCGGGCGGCAAAGCCATCGCGACCACCACCGTCACCCTGGGTTCGCACGTTGGATCCCACGGCACCTTGAATATCACGGGCCCAGGCAGTTCTTTGCAGGCCGGGCAACTCACCGTCAGCGACAACGGCGTCAGCCTCGTCACGATATCCAATAACGGCACGGCGCAAGCTTCCGGCTTGCTGATGGCCAATAGCGCAGGGTCTGAGGGCACCGTCGAAATCACCGGCCCCGGGGCGTCGCTGACAACCAGCGGCGGCATGACGATTGGCTCTCGCGGGACGGGCACCGTGGATATCAAGGGCGGCGCCTCGGCCTCGTCCGGCGGCCGAACCTACATCGGTATGTACGATGGCGGTATTGGCAAACTATTGGTTTCCGGCGCGGGCAGCCAGTTTTCGTCGTTGAACAATTTGGTTTCCATCGGCGATAACGCAGGTTCAAAGGGCGAGCTGACCGCAACCGACGGCGCTCTGGTCGATGCTATTCAGATTGTCGTAGGGTTCGACGCATCAGCCGAAGGAACCCTCATCGCAGACGGCCCGCAGACCAAGCTCAAGACCTCCAGCGGCTTTCTTATTGGCTATCAGGGTGACGGCACCGCCACCTTTTCCAACGGCGCCACTATCGAAACCGCCAGCCGATTCAGAATCGCAGACGCCGCCGGCTCCACCGGCATCGTGAATATCGGCGCCGCCGCGGGCGATGCCCCCACGGCGCCCGGTGTCGTGCAGGCAGCCCTGGGCGTGCGCTTTGGCAACGGGACCGGCAAGCTGGTTTTCAACCATTCCAGTTCGGACTACGTTTTCGCCCCCGCCATCAGCTCCTTGTCGCCCGGCATGGGCACGATCGACATGCTGGCCGGAACAACCATATTGACGGGTGATTCAAGCGCCTTCAGCGGGCAAACGAATGTGCTGGGCGGCGCCTTGACGGTGAACGGCACCCTGGGTGGCACCCTGAACGTAGCCACCGGCGCATCACTGCACGGCGTGGGCCAGGTCGGCACCACCACGCTGCAAAGCGGCGCCACCCTGGCGCCAGGCACCGTCGGCGGCACGCTCAACGTGGCGGGTGACCTGACGTTCTCGCCGGGCTCCATCTACCACATGGCGGCCGATTCGCAATCGTCGGCAAGCAGCCGCGTGGTGGTCAGCGGCACGGCGAACCTGGCGGGGTCGGCCGTCCATATCGGGCCAGACAACGGGTTCCAGACCCAGCGCGAATACACCATTCTTAGCGCGGGCACGGTCAATGGGCAGTTCGACAGCGTATCGTCCAACTACGCCTTCCTGGACCCGGCCCTGCACTACGACGCCCAGAACGTCGTGATGCAGCTTGGCCGCAAGCAGGTGCCCGTGGACCCGGGCACCCCGGAATCCCCCGGAACGCCCGGCACGCCAGGCACGCCCGAGACGCCGACCCGTCCCATCGCCTTCGCCGACGCGGCACAAAGCGGCAACCAGCGCGCCGTGGCCAACGCCCTGGACAGCCTGCCCGCCGGCAACCCGCTGCACGACTACATCCTGACGCTGCCCGAAGGCGCGACGTCTGACGCCTTCAACAGCCTGTCGGGCGAAGCGCATGCCAGCGTGACGTCCAGCTTGACGGGCTTCAACACCACGGTGCGCGCCATTCCCCTGGCCTACCTGCGCGCCAATCTGGGCGCGGGCATGCGCCCGGGCGCCCCCACCGCGCAAGCCGGTGGCACCCCGTCCGCTTCGGCCTTGCCATCCTCGAACGCGCAACCCGCCTGGGCCGAGGTCATCGGCAATTGGCAGACCTTGAAAGGCAACGGCGATTCCGCGCAAGTGCGCCAGAAGACAGGCGGCGTCTTCGCCGGTGTCGACCATGCCTTGGGTGGCGGCTGGCGCCTGGGCGGTGCGCTGGGCTTCACCGACAGCAACATACGCGTGGACGACCGTTCATCCAAGGCGGACGTAGCCGGCTACAGCGCGGCCTTGTTTGGCGGCAAAGTGTTCGATGTCGGCCCCGGCAAGTTGAACCTGATGGCCGGTACGTCCTACACCTGGCACGACATTTCCACTGAACGCCACGCCAGCGTTTCCGGCGTGTCCCAAGCGCTGACCGCCGACTATGGCGCCAGCACCACCCAGTTGTTCGGCGAACTTGGCTACACCCTGCCCGTGTCGGAGCACGTCAGTATCGAACCCTTCGCCGGCCTGGCCTGGAGCGACACGCGCACCCGCGGGTTCTCGGAGTCCGGCGGTTCCGCTGCGTTGCGCGGGCAAAGCGACAGCACCAAGCAGACCACCAGCACGCTGGGCTTGCGCGCGTTGACGGACTTCACGGTGGGCCAGACCGAAGGCCGTCTGCAAGCCACGCTGGGATGGCGGCACGCATTTGGTGATGTGCAACCCCAAACCGTCATGTCGTTCGATGGCGGCCAAGCCTTCAGCGTGGCAGGCGCGCCCATCGCACGCAACGCCGCGCTGGCCGAGCTGGGCGTGGAAACCGCGATCACCAAAAACGCCACCATCGGGCTGACCTACAGCGGCCAATTCGGCGGCGGCAATCGTGAAAACGCGGGATCCCTGCATATGACCTGGCGGTATTGA
- a CDS encoding enoyl-CoA hydratase, whose amino-acid sequence MSQEEELIVRHDSGVLWLTLNRPERRNALSPTLYETLLGALEAAGRDPAVGAVVLAGSGGAFCAGGDVARMNRQADAPVPSPAERVAALRARTRIVEHLHGMSQPTIAMVRGAAVGAGLSLALACDLRYGDASARLRTGFADVGVPGDFGGHYFLPRIVGPAKARELYLRSPMLSATQALELGLLNEVFDADRLEDEVGAIARALAAGPQPALGHIKANLNDGLRLPLSGLLDRECARHVECVDSSDHKEAVRAFMEKRSPEFHRSRMAPGRRAD is encoded by the coding sequence ATGTCGCAAGAGGAAGAACTGATCGTCCGCCACGATAGCGGCGTGCTGTGGTTGACGCTGAACCGCCCCGAGCGCAGGAACGCGCTCAGCCCCACGCTATACGAGACCCTGCTGGGCGCCTTGGAGGCGGCCGGGCGGGACCCGGCAGTGGGCGCGGTGGTGCTGGCCGGTTCCGGCGGCGCCTTCTGCGCGGGCGGCGACGTGGCGCGCATGAACCGGCAGGCCGACGCGCCCGTGCCTTCGCCCGCCGAGCGCGTCGCCGCATTGCGGGCCCGAACCCGCATCGTCGAGCACTTGCACGGCATGTCCCAGCCAACCATCGCCATGGTCCGGGGCGCGGCCGTCGGCGCGGGACTGTCGTTGGCGCTGGCCTGCGACCTGCGCTACGGAGATGCTTCCGCCAGGCTGCGCACGGGCTTTGCCGACGTAGGCGTGCCCGGCGACTTCGGCGGCCATTATTTCCTGCCGCGCATCGTCGGCCCGGCGAAGGCGCGCGAACTCTATCTGCGCTCACCGATGCTGTCGGCAACGCAGGCGCTCGAGCTGGGACTGCTCAACGAGGTCTTCGACGCGGATCGGCTTGAAGACGAAGTCGGCGCCATTGCCCGCGCCCTGGCCGCGGGTCCGCAGCCGGCCCTGGGCCACATCAAGGCCAATCTCAACGACGGGCTGCGGCTGCCGCTATCCGGGCTGCTCGATCGCGAATGCGCCCGCCATGTCGAATGCGTCGACAGCTCCGATCACAAGGAGGCCGTCCGCGCGTTCATGGAAAAGCGCTCGCCCGAATTCCACCGTTCGCGCATGGCCCCCGGCCGCCGCGCGGACTGA
- a CDS encoding SDR family oxidoreductase: MSRLCKDRVVIVTGAGRGIGREYALQLAREGARVVVNDLSVSRAGEDTNESTAESVVREITDSGGQAIANHDNVADFAGAKRMIDMALDHFGALHGLVNNAGILRDRTLCNMSEEEWDAVINVHLKGTFAPSRHAAAYWRDLYKQTGEPVDARIINTSSSSGLYGNIGQINYGAAKAGIAAMTIIAARELKRYGATVNAINPHAQTRMTEGIRERSAEEIEARHPRWIAPAIVWLASADSHDVTGRIFELGGGHLAAMEGWRRGPAADPIDDVSRIGPVMRDLARQARRNVDMKGHDLD, from the coding sequence ATGTCCAGACTTTGCAAAGACCGTGTTGTTATCGTGACCGGCGCCGGCCGCGGCATTGGCCGCGAATATGCGTTGCAGTTGGCGCGCGAAGGCGCCCGCGTCGTGGTCAACGACCTGAGCGTGTCGCGCGCCGGCGAAGACACGAACGAAAGCACCGCTGAATCGGTAGTGCGCGAGATCACCGACAGCGGCGGACAGGCGATCGCCAACCACGACAACGTGGCCGATTTCGCCGGCGCCAAGCGCATGATCGACATGGCGCTGGACCATTTTGGGGCCTTGCACGGCCTGGTCAACAACGCGGGAATCCTGCGCGACCGCACCCTGTGCAATATGTCGGAAGAAGAATGGGACGCCGTCATCAATGTGCACTTGAAGGGCACATTCGCGCCCAGCCGGCATGCCGCCGCCTATTGGCGCGATCTGTACAAACAGACCGGCGAGCCCGTCGACGCCCGCATCATCAACACATCTTCTTCGTCCGGCCTGTATGGAAACATCGGGCAGATCAACTACGGCGCGGCCAAGGCCGGCATCGCGGCGATGACCATCATCGCGGCGCGCGAGCTCAAGCGCTACGGCGCCACGGTGAACGCGATCAATCCCCACGCGCAGACCCGCATGACCGAGGGCATCCGGGAGCGCAGCGCCGAAGAGATCGAAGCGCGGCATCCGCGCTGGATCGCCCCCGCGATCGTGTGGCTGGCCAGCGCCGACAGCCACGACGTCACCGGCCGCATCTTCGAGCTGGGCGGTGGCCATCTGGCGGCGATGGAAGGCTGGCGCCGAGGCCCCGCGGCCGACCCGATCGACGACGTTTCACGCATTGGTCCGGTCATGCGCGACCTGGCCCGCCAGGCGCGCCGCAACGTCGACATGAAAGGCCACGACCTTGACTGA
- a CDS encoding ClpX C4-type zinc finger protein, which yields MNRALACIFCHSTLAQGAPLLEKNGAAICKHCVDQFSERFTERAWVMAATLEEQLDVLLEESRRALAQSELLSERARSCGLSLHVLSGASTRAPS from the coding sequence ATGAATCGCGCACTTGCCTGTATTTTTTGCCATTCAACGCTGGCGCAGGGCGCGCCGCTGCTTGAAAAGAACGGCGCCGCCATCTGCAAACACTGCGTGGATCAATTCTCGGAACGCTTTACCGAGCGCGCCTGGGTCATGGCCGCCACGCTGGAAGAACAGTTGGATGTGCTGCTGGAAGAAAGCCGGCGCGCCTTGGCGCAAAGTGAACTGTTATCCGAACGCGCCCGCAGTTGTGGATTAAGTCTGCATGTCTTGTCGGGGGCATCAACCCGCGCGCCGTCCTGA
- a CDS encoding Bug family tripartite tricarboxylate transporter substrate binding protein produces MLKLGPIGKRLACRVAAGLLAAGLALPAMAEYPDRPIQFVSPYAAGGANDYLTRLMARYMGEQMKANIVVDNKSGANGMIGAAAVAKSDADGYTLLMGNSATHGTNPTLYKKQPYDANKDFTPVAMVASVPIVMVVNAGLGVNNVEELLQYGKKHRLSFGSSGIGGTGHLTGEAFKAATGLDMVHVPYKGDSPAVTDAMGGQVDLAFVGTASATTQQASGRIKILAVAHPNRTRSLPNVPTMAEAGFPGLEFSQWYALFAPAGTPAAIVEKLNAANKAALANPEVQKSLDAQSAEGTYRTPAELGKFYQSEIQRFGDWIKKLNLSAQ; encoded by the coding sequence ATGTTGAAACTTGGTCCTATAGGAAAGCGGCTGGCATGCCGCGTGGCGGCAGGCTTGCTGGCCGCCGGGTTGGCGCTGCCGGCCATGGCCGAATACCCTGACCGGCCGATCCAGTTCGTCTCGCCCTACGCTGCCGGCGGCGCGAACGATTACCTGACCCGTCTCATGGCGCGCTACATGGGCGAGCAGATGAAGGCCAACATTGTGGTCGACAACAAGAGTGGCGCGAACGGCATGATCGGCGCTGCTGCCGTGGCCAAGTCCGATGCGGACGGCTACACCCTCTTGATGGGCAACAGCGCCACGCACGGCACCAATCCCACGCTGTACAAGAAGCAGCCGTATGACGCCAACAAGGACTTCACGCCCGTGGCGATGGTGGCGTCGGTGCCGATCGTGATGGTGGTCAATGCGGGATTGGGCGTCAATAACGTCGAAGAACTGCTGCAGTACGGCAAAAAACACCGCCTGTCGTTCGGCAGCAGCGGCATCGGCGGCACGGGGCACCTGACCGGCGAGGCTTTCAAGGCCGCCACGGGTCTGGACATGGTCCATGTTCCCTATAAGGGCGACAGCCCGGCCGTGACGGACGCCATGGGTGGCCAGGTCGACCTGGCCTTCGTTGGGACGGCCTCGGCCACAACCCAGCAAGCGTCGGGCCGGATCAAGATCCTGGCTGTGGCGCACCCGAACCGCACGCGCTCATTGCCGAATGTGCCCACCATGGCGGAAGCGGGCTTTCCGGGGCTGGAGTTTTCGCAGTGGTATGCGCTGTTCGCGCCGGCCGGCACGCCTGCCGCCATCGTCGAAAAGTTGAACGCCGCGAACAAGGCCGCTTTGGCCAACCCCGAGGTCCAGAAGAGCCTGGACGCGCAATCCGCCGAGGGCACCTACCGCACGCCCGCCGAGCTGGGGAAATTCTATCAATCGGAAATCCAGCGCTTCGGTGATTGGATCAAGAAGCTGAATCTGTCCGCTCAATAA
- a CDS encoding 3-oxoacid CoA-transferase subunit B, with protein sequence MNARLSRQDIARAAAHDIPEGACVNLGIGLPTLIADYVPAGRELMLQSEQGLLGLGPAPAPGEEDYDVINAGKFPVTLLPGASVFSHSDSFMMIRGGHIQIACLGAFQVASNGDLANWTVDAPGQIPGVGGAMDLAAGAEKVWVLMEHCTKEGAPRILEQCTYPLTAPACVDRIYTDLAVIDVVESGLIVRRVADGWTLEALQAVTGAPLTLAPDCSAYRNPATQGE encoded by the coding sequence ATGAACGCAAGACTTAGCCGGCAGGACATCGCCCGCGCCGCCGCCCACGACATCCCGGAGGGAGCCTGCGTCAACCTGGGCATCGGCCTGCCCACGCTGATTGCTGATTACGTACCGGCCGGCCGTGAACTGATGCTGCAGAGTGAACAGGGCTTGCTGGGCCTGGGACCCGCCCCCGCGCCTGGCGAAGAGGACTACGACGTCATCAATGCCGGCAAGTTTCCCGTCACGCTGCTGCCCGGCGCATCGGTATTCAGCCACAGCGACTCTTTCATGATGATTCGCGGCGGCCACATTCAGATTGCCTGCCTGGGCGCGTTCCAGGTGGCGTCAAACGGCGACCTGGCCAACTGGACCGTGGACGCGCCAGGCCAGATCCCCGGCGTGGGCGGTGCCATGGATCTGGCGGCGGGCGCGGAGAAAGTGTGGGTGCTGATGGAGCACTGCACGAAGGAAGGCGCACCAAGAATCCTGGAGCAATGCACCTATCCCCTGACCGCGCCTGCCTGCGTGGACCGCATCTATACGGATCTGGCGGTCATCGATGTTGTCGAGTCGGGCCTTATCGTGCGCCGCGTGGCAGACGGCTGGACGCTGGAGGCCTTGCAGGCCGTCACTGGCGCGCCGCTTACCCTGGCGCCCGACTGCTCGGCGTACCGCAATCCCGCAACGCAAGGAGAATAA